The following coding sequences are from one bacterium window:
- the rlmB gene encoding 23S rRNA (guanosine(2251)-2'-O)-methyltransferase RlmB, translated as MEARAISVAGLKIPWERLVVGVHPLELAADAGLLEFAVAAGDDKRAEIARLFDTSGVKTRRIERAELDNLELPDGHQNVFGAIRELPNQDPVEAVPESGRALVVLLDGITDPRNAGAIVRSAAAVGASAVVLPSHRSAQPGPVFYKASAGLAFKIPICRGRNLSQVLDELARRGFWSVAAAACKDSSSGRKFKFPERCALVLGGEDKGIRQKLAGHCDHSVSIPMVSGIESLNVAVAAGILAYKWAQDNGVFEW; from the coding sequence GTGGAAGCGCGCGCGATTTCGGTTGCGGGTCTAAAAATCCCATGGGAAAGGCTGGTCGTCGGCGTTCACCCGCTCGAACTGGCTGCCGATGCCGGATTGCTCGAATTCGCGGTGGCGGCGGGAGACGATAAGCGCGCTGAAATCGCGAGGCTTTTCGATACGTCCGGAGTCAAAACGAGGCGGATCGAACGCGCGGAATTGGACAATCTTGAGCTTCCGGATGGACATCAAAACGTGTTTGGGGCGATTCGCGAACTTCCCAATCAGGATCCGGTGGAAGCGGTTCCGGAAAGCGGGCGCGCGCTTGTCGTATTGCTTGACGGGATCACCGATCCGCGGAACGCGGGAGCAATCGTGCGGAGCGCGGCCGCGGTGGGAGCGTCCGCTGTCGTGCTTCCTTCCCACCGGTCAGCACAGCCGGGGCCGGTTTTTTACAAAGCGAGCGCGGGGCTTGCGTTCAAAATTCCGATATGCCGCGGCCGCAACCTCTCGCAGGTGTTGGACGAGTTGGCGCGCCGCGGATTCTGGAGCGTGGCCGCTGCTGCCTGCAAGGATTCCAGCTCGGGGAGGAAGTTCAAATTTCCCGAGCGCTGTGCACTCGTATTGGGCGGGGAGGACAAAGGCATCCGCCAGAAACTCGCCGGACATTGCGATCATTCGGTGAGTATTCCGATGGTTTCCGGGATTGAATCGCTGAACGTCGCGGTGGCCGCGGGGATTCTTGCTTACAAATGGGCGCAAGATAACGGCGTGTTCGAATGGTGA